Genomic segment of Mycolicibacterium sarraceniae:
AGCGCACCCGGCAGATCTCATTGCGGCAAGCCGAGGTCTTCATCGAGTCGGTGCGCCCCGCGCTTGCCGAGGAAGGTATCAGCATCGTCACGTGGGCCGAGCTCACCGACGCCGAACGCGCCGAGTTGTCGTCCTATTTTCACGAGCAAGTGTTTCCGGTCCTCACCCCGCTCGCCGTCGACCCCGCACACCCGTTCCCGTTCGTCAGCGGGCTGAGCCTGAACCTGGCGATCACCGTCAAATCGCCCGACGACGGCGGCGAGCACTTCGCCCGAATCAAGGTGCCCGACAACGTCGACCGGTTCGTCGAACTCAAGAGCACCGACGGGGAGAGCAGCATCGTCCGGTTCCTGCCTACCGAGGAACTCATCGCGGCATTCCTGCCGGTGCTGTTTCCCGGCATGCACATTGTGGAGCACCACGTCTTCCGCATCACCCGCAATGCCGATATGCAGGTCGAGGAAGACCGCGACGAAGATCTGCTCCAGGCGCTCGAACGTGAACTGGCACGGCGGCGGTTCGGATCCCCGGTCCGCCTCGAAGTCGCCGACGATATGACCGAGCACATGCTCGAGTTACTCCTGCGTGAGCTCGACGTCTACCCCGGTGATGTCGTTCAGGTGCCGGGGCTGCTTGACCTCTCGTCGCTGTGGCAGATTTACGGCGTCGAGCGCCCCGCACTCAAGGACCGCCCGTTCGTGCCGGCCACCCACCCGGCGTTCGGTGAGCGGGAAACGCCCAAGAGTATTTTTTCCACACTCCGCGACGGTGACGTGCTGGTGCACCACCCGTACGACTCGTTCTCGACGAGTGTTCAACGATTCATCGAGCAGGCCGCCGCCGACCCGAATGTGTTGGCCATCAAGCAGACGCTGTACCGGACCTCCGGTGACTCCCCGATTGTCAACGCGTTGATCGACGCGGCCCAGGCGGGCAAGCAGGTGGTCGCCCTCGTCGAACTGAAGGCCCGTTTCGACGAGCAGGCCAACATCAAGTGGGCCCGTGCGCTCGAAGATGCCGGCGTGCATGTGGTCTACGGGTTAATCGGACTGAAGACCCACTGCAAGACATGTCTGGTGGTGCGGCGTGAAGGTTCGGCAATCAGGCGCTACTGCCATATCGGCACCGGCAACTACAACCCCAAAACCGCCCGGCTGTATGAAGATGTCGGCCTGATCACCGCCAATGCCGATATCGGCGCCGACCTGACAGACCTGTTCAATTCGCTGACGGGCTATTCACGCAAGGTCAGCTACCGCAATCTTCTGGTGGCCCCGCGCGGGGTCCGCAAGGGCATCGTCGAACGTGTCGAGAGGGAGATCGATGCGCACCGGCAGAGCGGTAATGGCCGGATCCGACTCAAAGCCAACGCCCTTGTCGACGAACAGGTCATCGATGCGCTGTACCGGGCATCGCAGGTCGGGCTTCGGGTCGAGGTCGTCGTCCGCGGCATCTGTGCGCTCAAGCCAGGTGCCGAGGGTTTCTCTGAGAACATCGTGGTGCGCTCCATTCTCGGCCGCTTCCTGGAGCATTCGCGGATCTTCCATTTCAATGCGATCAATGAATTCTTCATCGGCAGCGCCGATATGATGCACCGCAATCTCGATCGTCGCGTCGAAGTGATGGCTCAGGTCAAGGACCCCCGCCTCACCGGATATCTCGACGATGTTTTCGAGTCGGCGATGGATCCCTCGACGCGGTGCTGGGAGCTTGGCCCCGACGGGCATTGGACAGCCGCCCCACAAGACGGCCGACAAGTTCGGGACCACCAGGTGTGGCTGATGGAACGTCACCGGCAGCACTAAGTGCTCCCCCGTTGCAACCCTCCAAGTCCGGCCCCAGCCGGGGGCCCGAATTGATCTGCGGGAGTTGAAGGTGGCCAAGAAAGCGTCACGTGACAGCTCACGGGCTAAATCGACGAAGAAGCCAGCGGTCAAGAAGGGGAAGCCCCCGCGGGTGATCGTCGCGGCCGGCGCGGCGCTGTGGCGTCCGGATCCCGATACCGGCGAGCTGCGCCTGGCGCTGATTCACCGGCCGCGCTACGACGATTGGTCCTTCCCCAAGGGCAAAGTCGATCCAGGCGAGAACGAGCCCGTGGCCGCGGTGCGCGAGATCTGGGAGGAGACCGGCCAGCGGTCTCGGCTGGGCCGCCGCCTGATCCAAACCCACTATCAAGTTGCCCAGGGCGCCAAAGTGGTTCACTACTGGGCGGCACGAGCGCTCGGCGGCGAATTCACCCCCGGCGACGAAGTCGACCGGCTGGAGTGGCTGTCGACCGAGGACGCGCGGGAGCGGCTCTCCTATCCCCATGACCGGGAAGTGCTCAAGGCGTTCACCACGCAGCCCGCCGACACCGCGACGGTCCTGATCGTTCGGCACGGCACGGCGGGCATCAAATCCCGCTACAAAGGCGACGATCGCGGCCGCCCGCTGGACAAGAACGGTCGCGCACAAGCCGAGTCACTGGCTGGCCAGCTCATGGCGTTTGGTGCGTCCAAAATCTATGCGGCCGATCGCGTCCGGTGTATTCAGACCGTCGAGCCTTTGGCCCAGGAACTGGGCGTGAAGATCACTGCCGAGGCCGACCTCACCGAAGAGGCCTACGCAGCGGACCCCGATAGCGCGCACAGGCGCATCGCCGAAATCGCCGCAGGCGGCGGGACACCGGTGATCTGCACGCAGGGCAAAGTGATTCCCTATCTGCTCGCGTGGTGGCGAGGTACCGATAAGACGGACAAGTCGCGCAATCGCAAGGGCAGCACGTGGGTGTTGTCATTGGACGGCGATCGGATCGTGGCGGCCGACTACATCGGCAGCCCACTGGCGACCTAGGGTGTGGCCTGACAAATAGGGCAGCCGGATGGTGATGGCCCTTAGAACGGCGGCGGCGCGGTAGGCAGTGGCGAGGGTGTGGTAGTGGGTGGCCGGGGCGCGCCATTGCTTGACGAGGTTGATGTTGCGTTCAACGACGTTGCGGCCCTTGTAGTCTTCAGCATCCCATGCCGGTGGGTCTCCACCGCGAGAACCCCGCCGCACGCGGTTGGCGATCTGATCGGACGGCTCGGGGATCACCGCCCAGTCGATGATCCCGGCCTCCTCGGCAGCGGCCACTGAGCATCAGATAGCAACTGACACCGCGACATCACCCAAGCCTCAGGCACAACACCCAAAACCTTTGTCAGACCCGCCCTGAAACGCAAATACGCCGCGGGCGTTGAGCCCGCGGCGTATTCGACCGCGATATCTAGCGACGGCCCTTCTTGGCCGGAGCCTTCTTAGCCGGCGCAGCCTTCTTGACCGGAGCGGCCTTCTTAGCCGGCGCAGCCTTCTTGACCGGAGCCTTCTTAGCCGGCGCAGCCTTCTTGACCGGAGCCTTCTTAGCCGGCGCAGCCTTCTTGACCGGAGCGGCCTTCTTGGCGGGCGCAGCCTTCTTGACCGGAGCGGCCTTCTTGACGGGCGCAGCCTTCTTGACCGGAGCCTTCTTAGCCGGCGCAGCCTTCTTGACCGGAGCGGCCTTCTTCACGACCGCCTTGCGGACAGCCTTCTTGACGGCTGCCTTCTTGACGGGGCCGGCGACGGCACCGCGCTTGACGGCGGGACCTTCCGACGGAAGCTTCTGTGCACCAGAGACGACGGCCTTGAACTGCGCACCCGGACGGAAAGCGGGAACGGAAGTCGGCTTCACTTTGACGGTTTCGCCGGTGCGCGGATTACGCGCCACACGAGCGGCACGACGCCGCTGCTCGAAAACGCCGAAGCCGGTGATGGTCACGCTGTCACCCTTGTGCACCGCGCGCACGATGGTGTCAACGACGTTCTCCACAGCCAGAGTTGCCTGCCGACGATCTGAGCCCAATTTCTCCGTGAGTACGTCGATGAGCTCTGCTTTGTTCATTCAATTCCTCCGAAGCCAGTGGTCCACTTTGGACCGACTGCACAACACGGTAAACCCAAGTGGCGCTGAATTCCAAGAGCCACGCCCAATTTCAGACGCTACTTAGGAGGATTTCAGCAATCCGCTTGCCGCCCTAGGGCGGTGATACCGGGGGGGCTGAACCCCCCGTTTGGGGGCAGGACTTCGGCATACCGCCGGTTCAGGACGTCGTTGAAATGCGCGGCTTCCAGCTCGGACGGGCCGCCTCGAAGGCTTCGATTTCAGCAAGTTTCCGCAGCGTAAGGCCTATATCGTCGAGGCCTTCCAGCAATCTCCAAGCCGTGTAATCGTCAATCGTGAACGGCACCAGCACTGTTCCCGCGGTGATATTTCGATCTTGAAGATTTACAGTGATTTCCAGCCCCGGATTCTGCTCGATGAGCTTCCAGAGAAGTTCAACATCATCTTGAGCGACTTCGGCCGCCAAGAGCCCGGCCTTGCCGGCGTTGCCGCGAAAGATGTCGGCGAAGCGCGACGAGATGACGACCCGGAAACCGAAGTCCATGAGCGCCCA
This window contains:
- a CDS encoding RNA degradosome polyphosphate kinase, whose product is METEAPATDDNWQPGEAPEAPPAATDTAVDNELPENRYLNRELSWLDFNARVLALAADTSLPLLERAKFLAIFASNLDEFYMVRVAGLKRRDELGLSVRSADGLSPREQLRRIGERTRQISLRQAEVFIESVRPALAEEGISIVTWAELTDAERAELSSYFHEQVFPVLTPLAVDPAHPFPFVSGLSLNLAITVKSPDDGGEHFARIKVPDNVDRFVELKSTDGESSIVRFLPTEELIAAFLPVLFPGMHIVEHHVFRITRNADMQVEEDRDEDLLQALERELARRRFGSPVRLEVADDMTEHMLELLLRELDVYPGDVVQVPGLLDLSSLWQIYGVERPALKDRPFVPATHPAFGERETPKSIFSTLRDGDVLVHHPYDSFSTSVQRFIEQAAADPNVLAIKQTLYRTSGDSPIVNALIDAAQAGKQVVALVELKARFDEQANIKWARALEDAGVHVVYGLIGLKTHCKTCLVVRREGSAIRRYCHIGTGNYNPKTARLYEDVGLITANADIGADLTDLFNSLTGYSRKVSYRNLLVAPRGVRKGIVERVEREIDAHRQSGNGRIRLKANALVDEQVIDALYRASQVGLRVEVVVRGICALKPGAEGFSENIVVRSILGRFLEHSRIFHFNAINEFFIGSADMMHRNLDRRVEVMAQVKDPRLTGYLDDVFESAMDPSTRCWELGPDGHWTAAPQDGRQVRDHQVWLMERHRQH
- the mutT1 gene encoding 8-oxo-(d)GTP phosphatase MutT1 gives rise to the protein MIVAAGAALWRPDPDTGELRLALIHRPRYDDWSFPKGKVDPGENEPVAAVREIWEETGQRSRLGRRLIQTHYQVAQGAKVVHYWAARALGGEFTPGDEVDRLEWLSTEDARERLSYPHDREVLKAFTTQPADTATVLIVRHGTAGIKSRYKGDDRGRPLDKNGRAQAESLAGQLMAFGASKIYAADRVRCIQTVEPLAQELGVKITAEADLTEEAYAADPDSAHRRIAEIAAGGGTPVICTQGKVIPYLLAWWRGTDKTDKSRNRKGSTWVLSLDGDRIVAADYIGSPLAT
- a CDS encoding transposase; translated protein: MAAAEEAGIIDWAVIPEPSDQIANRVRRGSRGGDPPAWDAEDYKGRNVVERNINLVKQWRAPATHYHTLATAYRAAAVLRAITIRLPYLSGHTLGRQWAADVVGRHDPIAVQ
- a CDS encoding HU family DNA-binding protein gives rise to the protein MNKAELIDVLTEKLGSDRRQATLAVENVVDTIVRAVHKGDSVTITGFGVFEQRRRAARVARNPRTGETVKVKPTSVPAFRPGAQFKAVVSGAQKLPSEGPAVKRGAVAGPVKKAAVKKAVRKAVVKKAAPVKKAAPAKKAPVKKAAPVKKAAPVKKAAPAKKAAPVKKAAPAKKAPVKKAAPAKKAPVKKAAPAKKAAPVKKAAPAKKAPAKKGRR
- the leuD gene encoding 3-isopropylmalate dehydratase small subunit translates to MDAFHTHTGIGVPLRRSNVDTDQIIPAVYLKRVTRTGFEDGLFAAWRNDPSFILNLSPFDRGSVLVAGPDFGTGSSREHAVWALMDFGFRVVISSRFADIFRGNAGKAGLLAAEVAQDDVELLWKLIEQNPGLEITVNLQDRNITAGTVLVPFTIDDYTAWRLLEGLDDIGLTLRKLAEIEAFEAARPSWKPRISTTS